The following proteins are encoded in a genomic region of Glycine max cultivar Williams 82 chromosome 18, Glycine_max_v4.0, whole genome shotgun sequence:
- the LOC102659718 gene encoding protein NRT1/ PTR FAMILY 5.6 isoform X2 → MKQEMEKRKGGRIEESDEEKWVHDASVDYKGRIPLRASTGVWKASLFVLDLKTATNNANLWKGATTLLPMIGGFLGDAYTGRFRMVVFSSLVYFKGLSLLTMSQFIPNLKPCNNDICHQPRKVHEVVFFLALYCIALGTGGFKPCLESFGGDQFDGDNLEERKKKMSFFNWWTFTFSIALLLATTVVVYVQDFVSWGVAYLILAMFMALTIIAFYVGIPFYRYRMRPNANPFIPILQVLIASIRKRNLSCPSNPALLCEVPMSENSQGRLLNHTSRLRFLDKAAIVEEKYIEKKAGPWRLATVTRVEETKLILNVVPIWLTSLMIGVCIAQGSTLFVKQAAAMNLKISDNFKIPPASMASLSAFSTIISVPIYDRIIVPILRKVRGNERGISILGRIGIGLIFLVILMVVAALVENMRLRMPGHETMSVMWLIPQYLILGIGNSFYLIALQEYFYDEVPDSMRSVGMALYLSVIGIGFFLSSFLIIIVDHVTGKNGKGWIAKDVNSSRLDKFYWMLAVISALNLCLFLFLAKRFTYKTARRKATEIDCSNCDGVDTVA, encoded by the exons ATGAAGCAGGAAATGGAGAAGAGAAAGGGAGGTAGAATtgaagaaagtgatgaagagaAATGGGTCCATGATGCATCTGTGGATTACAAGGGAAGAATCCCTCTCCGTGCTTCCACGGGTGTATGGAAAGCTTCGCTTTTTGTCCTTG ACCTAAAGACAGCAACCAATAATGCAAACTTGTGGAAAGGAGCAACAACCTTGTTGCCTATGATTGGGGGATTTCTTGGTGATGCCTACACCGGTCGATTTCGTATGGTAGTCTTTTCTTCCCTCGTATACTTCAAG GGATTAAGCCTCTTGACCATGTCTCAATTCATTCCAAATCTAAAACCATGCAACAATGATATATGTCATCAGCCAAGAAAGGTTCATGAAGTGGTTTTCTTCCTTGCTCTTTACTGTATCGCCTTGGGAACTGGAGGATTCAAACCATGCTTAGAAAGTTTTGGAGGTGATCAATTTGATGGTGACAACCTTGAAGAACGAAAGAAGAAGATGTCTTTCTTCAACTGGTGGACCTTTACATTCAGCATTGCTTTGTTGCTAGCGACAACGGTGGTTGTTTATGTTCAGGACTTCGTTAGCTGGGGAGTTGCTTATCTCATCCTCGCTATGTTCATGGCTCTCACTATCATTGCTTTCTATGTGGGGATACCTTTTTACAGGTACAGAATGAGGCCAAACGCAAATCCTTTCATACCAAttctacaagtcctaattgcaTCCATAAGGAAAAGGAATTTGTCTTGTCCTTCAAATCCTGCTTTATTATGTGAAGTCCCAATGTCAGAGAATTCCCAAGGAAGGCTTCTAAACCATACTAGCAGGCTCAG GTTTCTTGACAAGGCTGCAATAGTTGAAGAAAAGTATATTGAGAAGAAAGCTGGCCCATGGAGATTAGCAACAGTGACAAGAGTGGAGGAGACAAAGCTTATTCTAAATGTTGTTCCGATATGGCTAACTTCATTAATGATTGGTGTATGCATAGCACAAGGTTCGAcactctttgtcaaacaagcaGCTGCTATGAACTTAAAGATAAGCGACAACTTCAAAATTCCACCAGCTTCCATGGCGTCCCTTTCAGCCTTTAGCACCATAATATCTGTCCCAATATATGATAGAATTATTGTTCCAATTCTAAGGAAAGTCAGAGGTAACGAAAGAGGCATCAGCATCCTTGGGAGGATTGGCATTGGCTTAATATTCTTAGTCATACTCATGGTTGTTGCTGCCTTAGTAGAAAATATGAGATTAAGAATGCCTGGTCATGAGACAATGAGTGTGATGTGGTTGATACCCCAATACTTGATCCTTGGCattggaaattcattttatctaaTTGCTTTGCAAGAGTATTTCTATGATGAAGTTCCTGACTCAATGAGAAGCGTAGGAATGGCTTTGTATCTTAGTGTGATTGGAATAGGATTCTTCTTAAGCAGCTTTCTAATAATAATTGTGGACCATGTCACAGGGAAGAATGGCAAAGGTTGGATTGCCAAGGATGTAAACTCAAGTCGTCTAGATAAGTTTTATTGGATGTTGGCTGTCATAAGTGCTTTAAATTTGTGTCTCTTCCTATTCTTGGCAAAGAGGTTTACTTATAAGACCGCACGGAGGAAAGCTACGGAAATTGATTGTTCTAACTGTGATGGGGTGGATACAGTGGCATGA
- the LOC102659718 gene encoding protein NRT1/ PTR FAMILY 5.6 isoform X1 — MKQEMEKRKGGRIEESDEEKWVHDASVDYKGRIPLRASTGVWKASLFVLAIEFSERIAHFGISSNLIMYLTEVMHEDLKTATNNANLWKGATTLLPMIGGFLGDAYTGRFRMVVFSSLVYFKGLSLLTMSQFIPNLKPCNNDICHQPRKVHEVVFFLALYCIALGTGGFKPCLESFGGDQFDGDNLEERKKKMSFFNWWTFTFSIALLLATTVVVYVQDFVSWGVAYLILAMFMALTIIAFYVGIPFYRYRMRPNANPFIPILQVLIASIRKRNLSCPSNPALLCEVPMSENSQGRLLNHTSRLRFLDKAAIVEEKYIEKKAGPWRLATVTRVEETKLILNVVPIWLTSLMIGVCIAQGSTLFVKQAAAMNLKISDNFKIPPASMASLSAFSTIISVPIYDRIIVPILRKVRGNERGISILGRIGIGLIFLVILMVVAALVENMRLRMPGHETMSVMWLIPQYLILGIGNSFYLIALQEYFYDEVPDSMRSVGMALYLSVIGIGFFLSSFLIIIVDHVTGKNGKGWIAKDVNSSRLDKFYWMLAVISALNLCLFLFLAKRFTYKTARRKATEIDCSNCDGVDTVA; from the exons ATGAAGCAGGAAATGGAGAAGAGAAAGGGAGGTAGAATtgaagaaagtgatgaagagaAATGGGTCCATGATGCATCTGTGGATTACAAGGGAAGAATCCCTCTCCGTGCTTCCACGGGTGTATGGAAAGCTTCGCTTTTTGTCCTTG CAATTGAATTTAGTGAAAGGATAGCCCACTTTGGGATATCCAGTAATCTTATCATGTATCTGACTGAAGTGATGCATGAAGACCTAAAGACAGCAACCAATAATGCAAACTTGTGGAAAGGAGCAACAACCTTGTTGCCTATGATTGGGGGATTTCTTGGTGATGCCTACACCGGTCGATTTCGTATGGTAGTCTTTTCTTCCCTCGTATACTTCAAG GGATTAAGCCTCTTGACCATGTCTCAATTCATTCCAAATCTAAAACCATGCAACAATGATATATGTCATCAGCCAAGAAAGGTTCATGAAGTGGTTTTCTTCCTTGCTCTTTACTGTATCGCCTTGGGAACTGGAGGATTCAAACCATGCTTAGAAAGTTTTGGAGGTGATCAATTTGATGGTGACAACCTTGAAGAACGAAAGAAGAAGATGTCTTTCTTCAACTGGTGGACCTTTACATTCAGCATTGCTTTGTTGCTAGCGACAACGGTGGTTGTTTATGTTCAGGACTTCGTTAGCTGGGGAGTTGCTTATCTCATCCTCGCTATGTTCATGGCTCTCACTATCATTGCTTTCTATGTGGGGATACCTTTTTACAGGTACAGAATGAGGCCAAACGCAAATCCTTTCATACCAAttctacaagtcctaattgcaTCCATAAGGAAAAGGAATTTGTCTTGTCCTTCAAATCCTGCTTTATTATGTGAAGTCCCAATGTCAGAGAATTCCCAAGGAAGGCTTCTAAACCATACTAGCAGGCTCAG GTTTCTTGACAAGGCTGCAATAGTTGAAGAAAAGTATATTGAGAAGAAAGCTGGCCCATGGAGATTAGCAACAGTGACAAGAGTGGAGGAGACAAAGCTTATTCTAAATGTTGTTCCGATATGGCTAACTTCATTAATGATTGGTGTATGCATAGCACAAGGTTCGAcactctttgtcaaacaagcaGCTGCTATGAACTTAAAGATAAGCGACAACTTCAAAATTCCACCAGCTTCCATGGCGTCCCTTTCAGCCTTTAGCACCATAATATCTGTCCCAATATATGATAGAATTATTGTTCCAATTCTAAGGAAAGTCAGAGGTAACGAAAGAGGCATCAGCATCCTTGGGAGGATTGGCATTGGCTTAATATTCTTAGTCATACTCATGGTTGTTGCTGCCTTAGTAGAAAATATGAGATTAAGAATGCCTGGTCATGAGACAATGAGTGTGATGTGGTTGATACCCCAATACTTGATCCTTGGCattggaaattcattttatctaaTTGCTTTGCAAGAGTATTTCTATGATGAAGTTCCTGACTCAATGAGAAGCGTAGGAATGGCTTTGTATCTTAGTGTGATTGGAATAGGATTCTTCTTAAGCAGCTTTCTAATAATAATTGTGGACCATGTCACAGGGAAGAATGGCAAAGGTTGGATTGCCAAGGATGTAAACTCAAGTCGTCTAGATAAGTTTTATTGGATGTTGGCTGTCATAAGTGCTTTAAATTTGTGTCTCTTCCTATTCTTGGCAAAGAGGTTTACTTATAAGACCGCACGGAGGAAAGCTACGGAAATTGATTGTTCTAACTGTGATGGGGTGGATACAGTGGCATGA
- the LOC100804663 gene encoding protein NRT1/ PTR FAMILY 5.6 — protein MNYSRVHEIHAFIKYTTCGEDHFNLRLVFVKTEQEMEKRKRGKSEEKGEEKWVHDASVDYKGRVPLRASTGVWKASLFVLAIEFSERICHFGIATNLIMYLTKVMHEDLKTATKNVNYWVGATTLMPLIGGFVADAYTGRFRMVLFSSLLYLKGLSLLTMSQFIPSLKPCNNEICHWPRKVHEVVLFLALYCVALGTGGFKPCLQSFGADQFDDDHLEERKKKMSFFNWWNFTLCTAMLLGATVIVYVQDFVSWGVSYLILSMFMALTIIAFYEGKRFYRYRSTEGNPFMLILQVLIAAIRKSNLSCPSNPDSLYEFPKSEKSQGRLLSHTCRLRFLDKAAIVEGKYTEHRDQNPWRLATVTRVEETKLILNVIPIWLTSLIIGICIAQGSTLFVNQAASMNLKIINSFKIPPASMTSVSAISPIIAIPIYDKIIVPIMRKVKGNERGISVLWRVGIGLAFLVIAMVVAALVETKRLRMVEHDEVITVGGTRHETMSVLWLIPQYLILGIGADSLSLIGLQEYFYDQVPDSVRSLGVGLYLSVVGVGFFLSSFLIITVDHVTGKNGKSWIAKDINSSRLDKFYWMLAVINAFNLCFFLFLAKGYTYKTVQRKTREICSDGVETMES, from the exons ATGAACTATAGCCGCGTTCATGAGATCCACGCATTCATAAAATATACCACATGTGGTGAAGACCATTTTAACCTACGTCTAGTATTTGTAAAGACGGAACAGGAAATGGAGAAGAGAAAGCGTGgaaaaagtgaagaaaaaggagaagagaaatGGGTGCATGATGCATCTGTGGATTATAAGGGCAGAGTTCCTCTCCGTGCTTCCACAGGTGTATGGAAAGCGTCGCTTTTTGTCCTTG CAATTGAATTTAGTGAAAGGATATGCCACTTTGGGATAGCCACTAATCTTATCATGTACCTGACTAAAGTAATGCATGAAGATCTCAAAACAGCGACCAAGAATGTAAACTACTGGGTAGGAGCAACAACTTTGATGCCTCTAATTGGAGGATTTGTTGCTGATGCCTACACTGGTCGATTTCGTATGGTCCTCTTTTCTTCCCTCTTATACCTCAAg GGATTAAGCCTCTTGACCATGTCTCAATTCATTCCAAGTCTAAAACCATGCAACAATGAGATATGCCATTGGCCAAGGAAGGTTCATGAAGTGGTTTTATTCCTTGCCCTTTACTGTGTCGCCTTGGGAACTGGAGGATTCAAACCGTGCTTACAAAGCTTTGGAGCAGATCAATTTGATGATGACCACCTtgaagaaaggaagaagaagatgtcaTTCTTCAACTGGTGGAATTTTACACTTTGCACGGCAATGCTGCTTGGGGCAACAGTGATTGTTTATGTTCAAGACTTTGTCAGCTGGGGAGTATCTTATCTCATCCTCAGCATGTTCATGGCTCTCACTATCATTGCTTTCTATGAGGGGAAGCGTTTTTACAGGTACAGGAGCACAGAAGGTAACCCTTTCATGCTAATTCTACAAGTACTAATTGCAGCAATAAGGAAAAGCAACTTGTCCTGTCCTTCAAATCCCGATTCATTGTATGAATTCCCAAAGTCAGAGAAGTCACAAGGAAGGCTTCTAAGCCATACTTGCAGGCTCAG GTTTCTTGACAAGGCTGCAATAGTTGAAGGGAAGTATACTGAGCATAGAGACCAGAATCCATGGAGATTAGCAACAGTGACAAGAGTGGAGGAGACAAAGCTTATTCTGAATGTTATTCCCATATGGCTAACTTCATTAATAATTGGTATATGTATAGCGCAAGGCTCGACACTCTTTGTCAATCAAGCAGCTTCTATGAACTTAAAGATAATCAACAGCTTCAAAATCCCACCAGCTTCCATGACATCTGTTTCAGCTATTAGCCCAATAATAGCTATCCCAATATATGATAAGATTATAGTTCCAATTATGAGGAAAGTCAAAGGTAACGAAAGGGGCATCAGCGTCCTTTGGAGGGTTGGCATTGGCTTAGCATTCTTAGTCATAGCCATGGTGGTTGCTGCCTTAGTAGAAACAAAGAGATTAAGAATGGTTGAACATGATGAAGTGATAACAGTAGGGGGGACTAGGCATGAGACAATGAGTGTGTTGTGGTTGATACCCCAATACTTGATCCTTGGAATTGGAGCAGATTCATTGTCTCTAATTGGTTTGCAAGAGTATTTCTATGACCAAGTTCCTGACTCAGTGAGAAGCTTAGGAGTGGGTTTGTATCTTAGTGTGGTTGGAGTAGGATTCTTCTTAAGCAGTTTTCTGATCATCACTGTGGATCATGTCACGGGGAAGAATGGAAAAAGTTGGATTGCGAAGGATATAAATTCAAGTCGTCTAGATAAATTTTATTGGATGTTGGCTGTCATAAATGCTTTCAATTTGTGTTTCTTTCTATTCTTGGCAAAGGGGTACACTTATAAAACCGTGCAAAGGAAAACTAGGGAAATTTGTAGTGATGGGGTGGAGACAATGGAATCATGA
- the LOC100798829 gene encoding protein DA1-related 2 isoform X2: MGDFVSSYTERKSGFMKWFGKIFNIGSSRGRGGGRHLQQPVEENMVWPAPAKSLDDCARSRKEEEDLDHAIALSLGENFKRPTGYRWRTGTDEDYAKALQDRMFSSAHPPYAPVPFYTRGYGMQSHNRTCGGCNQEILYGNCLGVGHNYFHPDCFRCHSCRYPITEREFSLSGKHPYHKTCFKELTHPKCEVCHQYIPINAAGLIEYRCHPYWNQKYCPSHEYDNTARCCSCERLESRDERYYRLEDGRILCFECMESAITDTGECQPLYHAIRDYYEGMNMKIDQQVPMLLVGREALNEAIVGEKNGFHHLPETRGLCLSEEQTVTSVYRWPKIGGHRLIGMRSQAQRLPRKCEVTAILVLYGLPRLLTGAILAHELMHAWLRLKGYQNLSPEVEEGICQVLSYMWLDAEVMSCARTMSSTSAAASSSSYSSSSKKGVKSHVENKLGEFFMNQIANDSSPAYGGGFRAANEAVNKYGLRCTLEHIRLTGHFPL; the protein is encoded by the exons ATGG GGGACtttgtttcttcatatacaGAGAGAAAGTCTGGTTTTATGAAATGGTTTGGTAAGATTTTCAACATTGGGTCCAGTAGAGGAAGGGGTGGTGGTCGCCATCTGCAGCAGCCTGTAGAGGAAAACATGGTTTGGCCAGCTCCAGCTAAATCCTTG GATGATTGTGCTAGATCTCGGAAGGAGGAAGAGGATCTAGATCATGCAATTGCACTTTCTTTAGGCGAAAATTTTAAGAGACCAACTG GATATAGATGGCGAACAGGAACTGATGAAGATTATGCAAAGGCTCTTCAAGATCGCATGTTCTCATCTGCCCATCCACCATATGCCCCTGTACCTTTTTATACCCGGGGATATGG TATGCAATCGCATAATAGAACATGTGGAGGGTGCAACCAAGAGATACTCTATGGCAATTGTTTAGGAGTTGgtcataattattttcatccaGACTGCTTTCGGTGTCACTCTTGTCGTTACCCCATTACTGAGCGTGAG TTTTCTTTGTCAGGGAAGCATCCATATCACAAAACCTGTTTTAAGGAATTGACACACCCTAAATGTGAAGTTTGCCATCAATAT ATACCAATAAATGCTGCTGGTTTGATTGAGTATAGATGCCACCCCTATTGGAATCAAAAGTATTGTCCATCTCATGAATATGATAATACAGCTCGCTGCTGTAGTTGTGAAAGATTAGAG tcaCGGGATGAAAGATACTATAGATTGGAAGATGGAAGGATTTTGTGCTTTGAGTGCATGGAATCTGCTATAACGGACACTGGTGAATGTCAACCCCTTTATCATGCTATCAgagactattatgaaggaatgAATATGAAAATTGATCAACAAGTCCCAATGCTTCTCGTTGGGAGAGAAGCACTTAATGAAGCCATTGTTGGGGAGAAGAAT GGCTTCCATCACTTACCAGAAACAAGGGGATtatgcctttcagaagagcaaACTGTCACAAGT GTATATAGATGGCCAAAAATTGGAGGCCATCGATTAATAGGCATGAGATCTCAAGCTCAACGGCTGCCTAGAAAGTGTGAAGTTACAGCTATTCTTGTTCTGTATGGTCTTCCAAG GTTACTCACAGGTGCTATACTTGCACATGAGTTGATGCATGCTTGGTTACGCCTCAAAG GTTACCAAAACCTTAGTCCTGAAGTAGAGGAAGGTATTTGTCAGGTTCTTTCTTACATGTGGCTTGATGCAGAGGTCATGTCATGTGCTAGAACCATGTCATCAACATCAGCAGCAGCTTCTTCCTCCTCCTACTCTAGTTCATCAAAGAAAGGTGTGAAATCTCATGTTGAAAATAAATTGGGTGAGTTTTTCATGAACCAGATTGCCAATGATTCTTCCCCAGCTTATGGTGGTGGCTTTAGAGCAGCCAATGAGGCTGTGAATAAATATGGTTTGCGTTGCACTCTGGAGCATATTCGTTTGACTGGTCATTTCCCACTGTAA
- the LOC100798829 gene encoding protein DA1-related 2 isoform X1: MAPPSDINHLSHPCIYGDFVSSYTERKSGFMKWFGKIFNIGSSRGRGGGRHLQQPVEENMVWPAPAKSLDDCARSRKEEEDLDHAIALSLGENFKRPTGYRWRTGTDEDYAKALQDRMFSSAHPPYAPVPFYTRGYGMQSHNRTCGGCNQEILYGNCLGVGHNYFHPDCFRCHSCRYPITEREFSLSGKHPYHKTCFKELTHPKCEVCHQYIPINAAGLIEYRCHPYWNQKYCPSHEYDNTARCCSCERLESRDERYYRLEDGRILCFECMESAITDTGECQPLYHAIRDYYEGMNMKIDQQVPMLLVGREALNEAIVGEKNGFHHLPETRGLCLSEEQTVTSVYRWPKIGGHRLIGMRSQAQRLPRKCEVTAILVLYGLPRLLTGAILAHELMHAWLRLKGYQNLSPEVEEGICQVLSYMWLDAEVMSCARTMSSTSAAASSSSYSSSSKKGVKSHVENKLGEFFMNQIANDSSPAYGGGFRAANEAVNKYGLRCTLEHIRLTGHFPL; this comes from the exons ATGGCTCCTCCCTCAGATATCAATCATCTTTCTCACCCTTGTATATACg GGGACtttgtttcttcatatacaGAGAGAAAGTCTGGTTTTATGAAATGGTTTGGTAAGATTTTCAACATTGGGTCCAGTAGAGGAAGGGGTGGTGGTCGCCATCTGCAGCAGCCTGTAGAGGAAAACATGGTTTGGCCAGCTCCAGCTAAATCCTTG GATGATTGTGCTAGATCTCGGAAGGAGGAAGAGGATCTAGATCATGCAATTGCACTTTCTTTAGGCGAAAATTTTAAGAGACCAACTG GATATAGATGGCGAACAGGAACTGATGAAGATTATGCAAAGGCTCTTCAAGATCGCATGTTCTCATCTGCCCATCCACCATATGCCCCTGTACCTTTTTATACCCGGGGATATGG TATGCAATCGCATAATAGAACATGTGGAGGGTGCAACCAAGAGATACTCTATGGCAATTGTTTAGGAGTTGgtcataattattttcatccaGACTGCTTTCGGTGTCACTCTTGTCGTTACCCCATTACTGAGCGTGAG TTTTCTTTGTCAGGGAAGCATCCATATCACAAAACCTGTTTTAAGGAATTGACACACCCTAAATGTGAAGTTTGCCATCAATAT ATACCAATAAATGCTGCTGGTTTGATTGAGTATAGATGCCACCCCTATTGGAATCAAAAGTATTGTCCATCTCATGAATATGATAATACAGCTCGCTGCTGTAGTTGTGAAAGATTAGAG tcaCGGGATGAAAGATACTATAGATTGGAAGATGGAAGGATTTTGTGCTTTGAGTGCATGGAATCTGCTATAACGGACACTGGTGAATGTCAACCCCTTTATCATGCTATCAgagactattatgaaggaatgAATATGAAAATTGATCAACAAGTCCCAATGCTTCTCGTTGGGAGAGAAGCACTTAATGAAGCCATTGTTGGGGAGAAGAAT GGCTTCCATCACTTACCAGAAACAAGGGGATtatgcctttcagaagagcaaACTGTCACAAGT GTATATAGATGGCCAAAAATTGGAGGCCATCGATTAATAGGCATGAGATCTCAAGCTCAACGGCTGCCTAGAAAGTGTGAAGTTACAGCTATTCTTGTTCTGTATGGTCTTCCAAG GTTACTCACAGGTGCTATACTTGCACATGAGTTGATGCATGCTTGGTTACGCCTCAAAG GTTACCAAAACCTTAGTCCTGAAGTAGAGGAAGGTATTTGTCAGGTTCTTTCTTACATGTGGCTTGATGCAGAGGTCATGTCATGTGCTAGAACCATGTCATCAACATCAGCAGCAGCTTCTTCCTCCTCCTACTCTAGTTCATCAAAGAAAGGTGTGAAATCTCATGTTGAAAATAAATTGGGTGAGTTTTTCATGAACCAGATTGCCAATGATTCTTCCCCAGCTTATGGTGGTGGCTTTAGAGCAGCCAATGAGGCTGTGAATAAATATGGTTTGCGTTGCACTCTGGAGCATATTCGTTTGACTGGTCATTTCCCACTGTAA